The Candidatus Thiothrix anitrata genome includes the window AACCAGCGTGATTATCTCGCCATCGTGGTCGAAGCCCATCCCTATCCGGTGAGTTACAAAGGTGAATACCACTACCGCAGCGGCAGCACCAAACAGGAGCTCAAAGGCGCGGCACTCGACGCTTTCCTGCTGAAAAAGCACGGTGTGCGTTGGGATGCAGTCCCCGTCCCCAATATCAGCCTCAAGGATTGCAGCCCGACCGCCTTCCAGCTTTTCCGTACCAAAGCCACCAAAAGCGGACGCATGAGCGATGACGTGCTACACGACAACAATGAATCGCTACTGGAAAACCTGCAACTGCACGACGGGCGTTACCTCAAACGCGCCACCACCCTGCTGTTTTACGACAAGCCCGAAAAATACGTTTCTGGCGCAACCATCAAGCTTGGCTTTTTCATCACTGACGACGAATTGCGCTTTCAGGACGAAATCCACGGCAACCTGTTCCAGCAAGTCGATCAAACACTGGATACGCTGTTCACCAAATACCTGAAAGCCCACATCAGCTACGAAGGCATCCAGCGGGTCGAACGCTTCCTGTTCCCGCCGCTGGCCTTGCGCGAAGCCCTGCTCAATGCCGTGGTACACAAGGACTACAGCAGCGGCATTCCCATCCAGATCAGCGTCTACGAAGACCGGATTGTGTTCTGGAATTACGGGCAACTCCCCGAACACTGGACGCTCGAACGCTTGCTGGGCAAGCATCCATCCAACCCGTTCAACCCGCTGATTGCCAATACGTTCTTCCGCTGTGGCTATATCGAGTCATGGGGACGCGGCATCGAAAAAATCAACCGCGAATGCGAAAAGTGGGGCATCCCATCACCTGAATACGACTACGGTATGTCGGGGCTAATGCTGACGTTTCGTGCTAACCCTGCACAATTGGCAGAGTCGTTGGGGAAAACGTCGGTAGAAACAAAGGAAAACACCCAAGAAAGTGCCCAAGAAAGTGCCCAAGAAAAAATCATCCGGCTTCTCAACAACGAGCCGCAGTTGACTCGTCATCAGCTTGCCCAACGCCTATCACTAACACCGGATAGTGTGAAACATCACCTGCAAAAACTGAAAGCAGCAGGGCGCATTGAGCACGTAGGTTCAACCAAAGCAGGCTATTGGAGAGTCTTGAAGGAAGTATGAGTAACATCCCTGACCCGCTGTGGTTATTCCACATTACCCACATCAGCAATTTGCCGAATATCCTTCTGCAAGGTGGTTTATTGGCAAATAATGCCATCAGCGGTCAGTACACCAATATCGCCCACCAAGAAATTCAGACCCGCCGTCACAGCAAGCAAATCCCTTGTGGTATAGGCGGTGTACTCCACGATTACGTGCCATTTTATTTCTGCCGTCAGTCCCCCATGTTGTACGCCATCTCCAAAAATCGGGTGGAAGGTTACAGCGGCGGGCAAGCCGAAGTGCTATATCTAGCTGTAAAGTTTAGCGATATTCAGCAAGCGGGTTTGCCGTGGGTATTTACCGATGGTCACGCTGCAATGGATTTTAGCGAATTCTATACCGACCCCACTCATTTCGATCAGGTGGATTGGGAATTGATGCAAGCCCAATATTGGTCTGATACCGACGATGATCCCGACCGAAAACGCCGCCGTCAGGCTGAGTTTTTGGTACATCAGTGCGTCCCGTGGGCTTGCATTACTGGGATAGGTGTGTACGATGCCGCCCAACAATCGCGGGTTGAGTCTATACTTGATAATGCCCCGTCTGTACATAAGCCTAATGTAAAAGTGCTAAGGAAATGGTATTATTAATATATGATTCAATATGTTAGTGGAAATTTGCTAGAAGCTGAT containing:
- a CDS encoding ATP-binding protein; translation: MNEHQTIEWKEVWRDEYLKWICGFANAQGGTLIIGKDDNGNTTGLPNARKLLEDIPNKVRDILGIVVDVNLHTENQRDYLAIVVEAHPYPVSYKGEYHYRSGSTKQELKGAALDAFLLKKHGVRWDAVPVPNISLKDCSPTAFQLFRTKATKSGRMSDDVLHDNNESLLENLQLHDGRYLKRATTLLFYDKPEKYVSGATIKLGFFITDDELRFQDEIHGNLFQQVDQTLDTLFTKYLKAHISYEGIQRVERFLFPPLALREALLNAVVHKDYSSGIPIQISVYEDRIVFWNYGQLPEHWTLERLLGKHPSNPFNPLIANTFFRCGYIESWGRGIEKINRECEKWGIPSPEYDYGMSGLMLTFRANPAQLAESLGKTSVETKENTQESAQESAQEKIIRLLNNEPQLTRHQLAQRLSLTPDSVKHHLQKLKAAGRIEHVGSTKAGYWRVLKEV
- the darT gene encoding type II toxin-antitoxin system toxin DNA ADP-ribosyl transferase DarT; this encodes MSNIPDPLWLFHITHISNLPNILLQGGLLANNAISGQYTNIAHQEIQTRRHSKQIPCGIGGVLHDYVPFYFCRQSPMLYAISKNRVEGYSGGQAEVLYLAVKFSDIQQAGLPWVFTDGHAAMDFSEFYTDPTHFDQVDWELMQAQYWSDTDDDPDRKRRRQAEFLVHQCVPWACITGIGVYDAAQQSRVESILDNAPSVHKPNVKVLRKWYY